The DNA window ccaaagctggggtgggggggggaaatcaCAGGCGGAGCCCCCAACACTCACCAGGGTTTCTGTCCCACCCCCAAGACAAGAGCTGTGCCAACAGCCCTCAGGACGTCCCTTGGAGCATCTGAAATCCTTTATTGGAAGCTAATTGCTCTTTACTATAGAGGAGACAGCGGACAAACAGTGAAAACAGCCCACGGTGACTGGAGCAGGCTCCTCGGCtggggaccccacccccaccctgaggaCCAGCCTGGCgacctctgcccctccctggaCCCCCGGGCCTTTGGCATAACGCTGATGGGGGGGCTGCAGGCAGTGAAGCCCCTTGACTCAAAGCAGAGACTTGGATGAgcgctggggggcgggggcagtggAGGGGGTGAGCAGGTCCCTCCAGGCTAGGTCAAGGAGCAGCAAAAGTGGAGGAAGCCAGGAGCTGGGAAGATGGCAtctatttgttttctgaaaaggGTTGCACAGGGGcctgcaggcaggcaggcggTGCCTGGGGCAGGTCACGCGCTGACATCTTTCTCGTCACCCGACTTGGAGGCAGCTTCCAGCAAAGGGTCCCCAGGACCCGCCTCTTCCCCCTCCTTGGCCTCGCTAGACTTGGAGTTGGGGACCCAGAGGCCGGAGTCGATGCAGCGCTGCATGTGGTACTTCGCGTCCTGTGGGGAGAAGGGTGGGTAGGTGAGGCTGGGCTGCCACCTACTGGTGGCCTCTCTGTCCCCTGCACATCCTCAAGCCTGCTTCCTGCTTATTCTAGATCAGAGCTGTCCTCAGGCGTGGAATTGGTCTGTGAGTTGCGCCCTGCAACAGCGTAGCCTCCTGCCACACGTGGCTACCGAGTACTTCAAATGTGGCTGATGCAAGGGGAGGACAGAACTTTGTATTttacctaacttttttttttgtcttttagtctttggagggctgcacccgcggcatttggaggttcccaggctaggggtctaactggagctgtagctgccagcctacaccacagccacaggaatgccagatctgagctgcgtctgtgacctacaccacagttcaaggcaacgccagatccttaaaccacttagcgaggccagggattgaacccgcaacctcatggttcctagtcggattcgttaaccactgagccacactgggaactcctgtattttacttaactttaattcaagttcatttattttatttatttattgtcttttttttttttttgctttttagggccacaaccacagcatatggaagtttccaggctagtggagctggagctgccagcccagaccacagccacagcaacacaggatccaagccatgtctgcgacctacaccacacctcacggcaacgctggatccctaacccactgagcaaggccagggattgatcctgcgtcctcatggatgctagtcagatttgttaaccgctgagccatgatggaaactcctatttattgtctttttttacatttttgtcctCCAtgtgtacccgcggcatatggaagttcccaggctagggatggaatcagagccacacatgcagcctacgctgcagcttgcagcaatgctggatcctgaacctactgatagaggccagggatcgaacccgtgtcctcaaggatactagtcaggttcaacccactgagccacaactccgattttaattcaaatttaaacaGTGTAGGTCTAGAACaaaggtcagcaaactttttttttggcagagggCCAGACAGTAAACTTGCAAACTACGTCGTCTCTGTTGAAACCTCTCAACCCAGAGCGCCTCAACTTTATGGTTAACGGCACAAAATCAGCCagagagaagatgaaaagaaatgagcttggTTGCTgcatgccaataaaattttatttacagacGGGCAGCAGGCCTGCAAGCCATAGTCTGAAGACCTTTAATCTAGATGCTCTTTCCCACAGAAACTTCTAGAAACCCTGGGCCAGGCCTTGTGATttttacccattttacagatgagcaaaccaGTGTGGCCAACCAATGAGCCAAGCAGCAGGAATGGGGTCAAACCGAGGTCTAATAGACTCCAAGTACTTGAGCAACCAGTGCTATTACTGCTCCTGATAAGAGCCAACCTTTACCAGCTGGGGGCTCAGCGCCCCCTGGGGATTTTGTGAGAGAGAAACTGGTTTAACTGAGgctcggggggaggggggagtcctCCTCCCTGGGCCACTTAGAGTTGCGAGTAAAGGTGAGGTCAGTTGGGTATGTTCATAAACATCCCAGGGTGACAGGGACACTCAATCTTGACACtgagcacacagcaggtgctcaataaatgtgagtgTGTGGCACTAAGGTTGGCTGCCTCATGTGCTGGCCACCTCGTGTGCTGGCCTCACAGGGACAAAAacttccattatttctttgagaAGCCCAGGAGGTGACAGGgctggaggggggcagggagacaCGGCTTCCCAGGCGGGGCCTAGCACCCTTGTAGTTACTCACGGTGGGGTCCATCTTGCTGATGGCGTCTTGGAGCATCTGAACGTCCTTCGCATCAaagcatttctggagttcctgtgggtACAGGGGATGGGGTCATGGCCTGGGTTCCCAGGACCCCAGGGGATTCTACTGGCCGCCCACTCGACCACCAGGGGCCAGGGAGACCGCACCTCAGGGAGGGACTCGTAGACCTCGACAGGGTCCAAGCCACCAGGCCCGAGCCGCTTCTTGCGTTCCTCCTCCTCATACTCCTTCATGGCCTTCTCAATGCGCAGCTTGGCGCGGCCCCGCACACGGTCTTTGAAGGCCTCCAGCTCGTCGTTGAAGCCCTCCATGTACTGCCGATCGGCTGTCTGCAGCAGGGAGCAGGGGTGTTCACGGGACCGGACTGGGGGAGCCTGGAATCCACCCCCCCGCCACGACCCCTGCAGGTCTTCAGAAATGCCCTGGGGCTCGCCATGTCTGTTGGGCACCATGGGGCTCAGGCCTCTCCTCTGCTCCATCTGGCCTCCTCCACCTTCTCTGAGCTCACTTTACTTCTCTATGCTGGAGACTTGCATGGCCTCTTGAACTGCAGACTCATGACACCCACCTCCTGTGTGTCCTCCCGTGGGGAGTTTTGCAGGCATCTCAAATTCAACACAGCCACCCCCGAGCTCTAGATCACCCCGTCAGACTGCCCTGCATCTGGTTctcaaactgctgagccacagcgggaactactCTGATATAGGAGGTTCTGATCACAGGGGCTTGAGTCTGAGTGGACCCAGGTCTGCCTCCCCCAAGTGACTGCAGGCTGGTTCCCTGAGAAGGACCACCCCTGCTTTGCCTTGATCACTCAAGCCCTGACCTTGATCTTCGTGAAGAACTGCCGGAAGCAGGCACGGGGGTCCACCTTTAGGCTCTTGGCCAGCTCTAGGATGAACTGCATGACAATGGTCTGGTGGGCTACCTGCTCCATGAGTGCACATTTCTGCCAAGGGAGAAAACAGGCACAACGTCACCAAGTAGCGGACAGAGAGCAGAGCCTTCCCCCAGCCCGAGGGGTGGGCTCCACTCACCTCCTCTACCTCTAGGTCAATGCACCAGATGACCAAGTAGTTGGCGGTCTCCTCGCACACCAGGTGGACATTGTCTGACAAGTACTTCTGGCTGTCGTCCCAGCGGCGGAGCATGCCTGTGAGAAGGTATGGGCAAGGTGTTGGAAGGGCCCTGGAGGCAGAGGACCAGCCCTTGTCACAGGCGCCACCTACCtggcctcccccaaccccctgagaGGCCTTGCGCCCAACTCACCAAAGTGCTTGATCTGTTTCTCATACTTTTCCACGAAGGTTTTGTGTTTCTGCTCCCTCACCTCCTCCGACTCCTCCTCCGCCTGCTCAGGCTTGGTATTGACCATGCTCTGTGGTGGGGCGAGAAGGGGAGTGGGCTGGAGCGAGGCCATGGAGCGCCTCGAACGTGGCCGGGTGGGCCTCGGCCGCATCGCCCATCCCGTCCAGGGTGGAGGTGGTGACAGCGTCGTGAACCTCAATGTGGTGGGAGCGTGGGCGTGGCAGGTGTGGCCTCGGACTAGGGCCTTGGGGCAGATCAGAGGGAGGGGTACCAGTGGGGTGCCTCACCTACCCAGccccccatctcctcctcccccactgaCCCCAGCACCTGGCCTCTGTTCCtggacctcccccaccccaagcaaaGCTTCCCAcacacccctctctctctccccacacacACCTTGCTGAAGCCATCCTTGCTCAGTGTGTCCACGTTCCAGGGCATGCTCTTCTCCTTCTTGCGCATCTCCTCCAGCTTCTGCTCCCAGCTCCTCTCCTCCTTGAGCAGCTGCTGTGCCTCGGCCTGGAGCCGTTCCAGCTCGGCCTCGCCGCCCTCGCCCTCAGCTACCTCCAGCTCCTTCAGCTTCCGCTGACACTCGGCCACTTTGCGCTTGCACTCGCGGCAGCCCCGGTCcagctcctccttctctttctggaactgCTCCATGCGCTCCACCCGGGCCTACAGGAGGGGGATGGCCCATCGCTCTAGGGAACGGCTTGTCCCTTgacccctgccccatcccagcCTCAGGCTCCCGGCAGTGGCACCTGGGAATGGCCCCACAGTGTGGCCTCACCACCCTCCCTACACTGGACTCCCAACTTCCGCTCTCGCCCCTAGAGGTACACCTGAGCCAGGGCAGGTCCTTTCTCTGCTCAGAACCCTCTATGGCTCCCACTTCATGCTGAGCACAAGCCCAAGTTCTTCCCACAGTCCACAAGGCTGTGCACGATTTGTCCTGTCACCTCCATGCCCTCATCTCCTCCTGCTCACCCTACactgggttagggttagggttaccTTCATGAACCCACTTcaaacctcagggcctttgcacttgctctttgTTCCCTTGGCCTGGAAGGCTCTCTCCCCAGACCACCCCCGCCAACCCCTTTGCATCCTTATCATCTTCAAAGGACTTCAACAGATGATGCTTTCCTTGACCCCCCTACTGAAGGTCACAACCTCCCCTATTCTGCTCTGCTTGATCTTCCTCCTCAGCACTCGTGACCCAACAATGTCCCGTGACAATTATTTATCATGTCTTAAGCACTGTCCTCCTCCAAAGATACTGGCTTGGGGACCTGTTCACTGTTGTCTCCGGAGCCAGGAACTGGGGCTGGTGCATAGGAGGGATCCAGGGAAGGCATGCTGGATGTAATAAAGTATTGAGATGCTGGCTGGAGGCATGGCCACCCCCTCAGGGTCTCgggcttcccctcctccctggagcTGCCCTCGGTAACACTCCACCACCCTCCCCCGCCTGCCGGGCTTCCCACAGTCACCTCCAACTCTGTGCCCCAAACTGAATTCCCCACCTGAGCTCCCCAAACTTGCTTTTTTGCTGTGTCTTCCCTCAGTGAAGATCGCCACCACCTCCTGCACCCAGCTGAGGCCTGCCATTAGCCCTGTCCCTCCCTAACTGCCTCCAAATCTTGACAGTGTTCATTTCCAGGTGTTTCTCCACTTTGCTCCATCTGGTGTTACACGTGGATCTGCAGAGGCCCACTCGCCTGTCTCCAGGCCAGCACGCCCAGCATGGTGCCCACCAGCCTCCTGTCCCCACCTCATCCTAGATGCTGCTTCCCagatctcctcctcctctgcaccCCAAGCTCAATGATAGCATCCCATCTCCTTGGTCCCCTATCCAGAACTCTATCAGATCACTGGGCCTCCCCATTTCCCACCCCATCACcttccccagctcccagcacTGTCTGCTCTACTGAGCCCTGAAAGGCACCACCATCTTTGATCATCgtcctccccccatccccccgcTTTCCAGGCTGAGACACTGCCAAAGCCTTTGAAACGCATGTGCACCTGCCCACAGCCCTCCCTGACACCTCCATCTGGAGGATCTGGGTTCAGATGGGACCCCAGATCCCCTGCCCC is part of the Sus scrofa isolate TJ Tabasco breed Duroc chromosome 2, Sscrofa11.1, whole genome shotgun sequence genome and encodes:
- the CDC37 gene encoding hsp90 co-chaperone Cdc37 isoform X1, which translates into the protein MVDYSVWDHIEVSDDEDETHPNIDTASLFRWRHQARVERMEQFQKEKEELDRGCRECKRKVAECQRKLKELEVAEGEGGEAELERLQAEAQQLLKEERSWEQKLEEMRKKEKSMPWNVDTLSKDGFSKALVRGHTCHAHAPTTLRFTTLSPPPPWTGWAMRPRPTRPRSRRSMASLQPTPLLAPPQSMVNTKPEQAEEESEEVREQKHKTFVEKYEKQIKHFGMLRRWDDSQKYLSDNVHLVCEETANYLVIWCIDLEVEEKCALMEQVAHQTIVMQFILELAKSLKVDPRACFRQFFTKIKTADRQYMEGFNDELEAFKDRVRGRAKLRIEKAMKEYEEEERKKRLGPGGLDPVEVYESLPEELQKCFDAKDVQMLQDAISKMDPTDAKYHMQRCIDSGLWVPNSKSSEAKEGEEAGPGDPLLEAASKSGDEKDVSA
- the CDC37 gene encoding hsp90 co-chaperone Cdc37; translated protein: MVDYSVWDHIEVSDDEDETHPNIDTASLFRWRHQARVERMEQFQKEKEELDRGCRECKRKVAECQRKLKELEVAEGEGGEAELERLQAEAQQLLKEERSWEQKLEEMRKKEKSMPWNVDTLSKDGFSKSMVNTKPEQAEEESEEVREQKHKTFVEKYEKQIKHFGMLRRWDDSQKYLSDNVHLVCEETANYLVIWCIDLEVEEKCALMEQVAHQTIVMQFILELAKSLKVDPRACFRQFFTKIKTADRQYMEGFNDELEAFKDRVRGRAKLRIEKAMKEYEEEERKKRLGPGGLDPVEVYESLPEELQKCFDAKDVQMLQDAISKMDPTDAKYHMQRCIDSGLWVPNSKSSEAKEGEEAGPGDPLLEAASKSGDEKDVSA